The following DNA comes from Anastrepha obliqua isolate idAnaObli1 chromosome 1, idAnaObli1_1.0, whole genome shotgun sequence.
aaatggttgtgtatacgctcaaagaacgctgggaaatattgcgacattactttgtaaatcatggtaatgttgcagaatgtgtacgaaaattacgtacggcaataagaagaagaaaagcaccgaatcaagcgtatgtgcgttacattgcgaaaaaagtaagagaaactgggttgcttattgacaaaccaacgcgtgaccgatcaaaaaccgtgcgtacacccaaAAGTGTGGCacctgtggccgagagtgttcgtgaatcaccaggaacatcatgtcatagctgaaatacagccgcatacaatcgaaaatgtgttgaaaaattggaccgatcgtatgggatggtgcatggctagccgaggcagccatatgaatggaGTTGTATTTCATCATTAACcgaaaggattgtacttcaaaataaaaaaaaaacagtttggaaaaatattgagtagtttcttttttatagcatttttaattccgtaaagttatatggcggaccctatatttGCTGCGCGTCTGAAAGACGCAATATCCCCACTctgtttccttttaaaatttcatgacaGAATTATAGAAAACTAAGCTAAAGTGCGTTCAAGACAGACACTGTGCAAAATTTCCCATTTACACAATTGGGGAAATTCGTAAGTTTTGTTGAATTCCACTATTGTGTCTCTGGTGTATCACTTGTGGGTTGGTGAGTTAGTACTTCACTTGAGTttgtcaataaatattaaattagaaataatttaattgcatttttaaatttataaaactctGTGGTTAGATTACacaaaaagtgaattttcaaaaattaatactttCGTTTTTAATAATCCTTTGAATGGAATTCCTTTGGGCCACAGACAAAACATGTTTATCTTTCGATTGAAGTTTTTCCGAAATTTTCCACGTAGATGGATAGATAGGGGCGAATTTGTATTATGGCTTGCACGGATTATGGATTCAAACCCTATATAGTACatcctttttttgtgttttggagatatttgtAATTTATTCGGCAAGCGGCGCATCAGGTCgccatttcaaaattaattaaaattggaaTCAATTTAAGCACTTGTGctgactaaataaattctatgtatatatgcatctaattttataattttataattatataatttgtaCTTTTAATGTGCAATTCAactaaatgtacatatatacatatgtatgtatacatacatattttgctaTGACACTCTGTATAAATGGTCGCATTTTCTTTTGCCAAAAATGACTTTTGGCTTTTCCGACGCCAGTTTCGATTTTTCCCATTCTTCCCACACAAAGGACCACAATCCCTTTGATATTGTTCCGCTTGCCACTCTTGCAAGCGATACCACATCCAAATGCTGAACCCTTTGTTGGCGAGCGTCAACTGTATTCATCATTGTTGATCATTACCTTGCGAAATACGAACAACCACATACGAGTATCCTTCAATACCTTACTTTAAACTACATTCTcgttcatataatatatgtacatacatatgtatgtattttaaagcGGTGACAATATATTTGTACGAGTATCTGCACTAGATCGTACCGAAAAAAAGTTCGCCGTTCTATAGTATTTTTGCAAggtaatttcgaaaaaaaatattttttgccaaGCGTAGGAGTCaatctttttacttttttccttaTGTCTTCAGAATTTATAGTATAGTCGGATCTTAAAGTATGACATATCAATGTTTTTGCTTTgagaagataatttttttgttccaaagTGCGCTGGACTGAAATTCTCCGTTCTAGTACTTACCCACCACCCTAACATACCGCCTTATTACCAGTAAATGAAATCCTGCACCGTGGTACGGTCTAATGTCCACGTATAGGCGAATTTTACTTCAGGGGCGCGTGAACTTGTAACTATGGTGGTTCCGAAATAAacagtttttcaaacaaatccGAAAGACTAAAGACAAAAACCGAAAATTCGGGAATAAAAGAGAAGGAAAGTAGGTCTTTCCAAATTACGTGGCACGTAGCATTCTGTGTTAATGCATTTACATTACTGTCACTTCAGCCGCAACTACTTCGTTCCTACTGCGGTGTGAGTCTAGCTCTACTCTACTGAGTTTACTCTTTAAAGATGATCTGACCATTTATTGTTTAGCACTGTTTTATTTTGACTGCTGTCATATTTTAATGGGATCTCTTTTGGCAGATATTCCGATATGTGGCGTTGGAATATGTCATACAGCCAACGAATCAGTTAATTTGTATCAAACGAAACTCCCGAGAGAAATGAGCTCACAATATTCAGGAATTTGGCCACCAAGACTGTTGGATTTAATGCCACTTAACAGTTAGTATgcatgtgagcagccaatcagctgcttccttgattgcggctccctctgcttggaacatactgcagtggtccggtaacctgaatttgagtctgatgatGAGCTTCTCGCAaaaaactcctccgccaacctttccttccaacttcgttCCATCcatgaacaagttcaccaggccctgtctCCGAGTGTAGCCCCCGTCCACTCTCCCCTTGATGGAATGTGAGTGGAAAAAGTTCTGGTTGTCAAAGTCAAATGCTTGAGCgtccataagtgaggttgagcctATAGCCCgaacccctcagtctgattgcggtacgtgcagtGGCGATTCTGCCTGCGaggtctacgggtaccacatttaatattgcgttgagcgccaaaTTGGGAGTCGTTCGAAGCACCCCATTTATTCCAATGAGTACTGATCTTTGAACTCTCTCCACCTTCTTCACCAACGTCGTCCTCTCTAGGGAGTTCCACCAGTTCCACATGAAGTCATCTCCATGTAACAAGATTGGCTTTATAATGGTATTATATAGCTAAAAAACATAACagccatacaaggcgattgtcaCGTTccttactctttcctcaatatttggcttccatgtaagcttactgtcaaggataatatctaggtacttcaccttgtcagaaagcatcagttGAGCGCCCCCTATTGAGGGAAATTGAGCTcgaggtattttatatttccttgtagataggacgagctccgtcttgagaggattcaccgacaggccacaatccgttgcccatctaacaactacgttcagatatccctgcttcaaattgtacagagtatccacaaaTTCTCGTCTAAAaattagtgccacgtcatccgcgtaggcaataacctagagcagagtccccataggttgtctgcaacatttttaaggcgtctgaagccgaaattttgttggaataacaaaatttcaaacaaattctttgctcaacttgaatttccatcgttaaattcgaagaacacactcgagcttgacttgtttacagtagcacagaaaacaaactatgtgacatatcacgctgaaatttgccatgtaagcttataacagtcctaccaaaaaacaaaaaatttatttttgccatatgtcatccgcggaccgttttattgataacgtctcgttcatatttgagtagaaggtaagaCTGGCTATGAAACCAGCATTTACTTCAGCGGGTGCGACCGGAATATAATTTATCAAAATacagattttccgaaaatttaATGTTAATCTCTTTCACAACCTACAAGAGAATAAAAATCAGGAATAATTTAAGAGGGCGTGATGCAACTACGTGGGATTTTTTCCAAGATTTCGAGGAAATTTATAGCACAAAGCATTCCATTAATATCCCTCCTGAAAATTTTAAGCCGCTTTATCCCCTCTGGATGATGTTACCAATGAGGCGGGTGAAAATAGTTCAACCAATTGCCAATGAGAcactcgattttttgaaagaaaaagcgaaaaagGAAAGCGAAGGGCAAAATGAGAGCGTAGAATTGTGGGACTTTTCTGAAATGCAACACGATTTGCAGTATCCGCTTAACTAGTAACGTTGCAGATTTGACATACGATGCAGCTGACATAAATGTTCACATTTTACATACACAGATATATTTTGGTTGCGTTTTAGACCGCATTCTTTACTGCAGTAAACACTCGCACTAACATCATCATGGATAGTCAAGCTGAAATTAACGCAATAATGGCTGTAATGACTAGGTCGGAATGTATGCAACACTGTAGATCTTAAATGGATGAGCTCTGCGAGATTAGACAGATCACAATTTTCTGGATACCAGCGCACGGTGTTAATATAGGAAAATGAGAGATTTGACGACGAGTTTGCCAAAGCGGGCACTCGCTTGCCTAGGATGAGTACATCGAACATATTTGCCTCACTCTCACTTTTGAAGACGGAACTAGACGAGGAACTAACTCTGGAAGCACAGTCTATATGGGAAGCTTCAACCTCCTacaggattgccaaaataatgctatGAACTAAGTGCCAAAATAAATGCTGATGGGACATTGTCTCACTCCATATCAGCAGCTAAAATGGGATTGTTCCAGAATGTTGCGTGTAATTTATGCGAAGAAGCAAGGGCTACCTTAGAACACCTCCTTTGCCACTGTCATGCTCTAAGCAGAACTCGTTTCAACTGCCTGGGATCGATACACTTTTCATCTCTGAAGGATATTGccgacaaaattttaaactgttaTTAAAACTCACCAAGACATGTATCACCAACAACGCTGGTAACACTACGGACCCGTgtggtctatgtgagatctCTTCAGATCAGCCAGAAATACCTAACCTTacctggatcaaacgctggcataagtgcgagGCAGTTGGTGGtgaggcgataatatcacttttcagAAATAAactttgtattttgaattttctgaaaatattccgGGATCAAGGTGGTGTACTGAGTTTATGAGCAAACCCTAtatgaaacaacaacaagtttatataaaattatctgTATTTTCATTTTGTGTAACTTAAAATCTACTTATGCTTGAAGGTCTTATATTCTATTTACtttctatattatattttctatgtatttgtgtatattgTGTGCAAGTATGGCTTAAATATGCATTCATAAAGCAGTGCCgagtacaaaatttaatatcaataagattgcattttatttacgTGTAGGTATTCAAAATTGAGTAAGCATTGTCAGAGCATCACTTTGGCGTTTTTGTGCATTTGTGTGAACGATTATGGGCAATTGTAGTTGTAAGGTGAATCCTTTATCCTTTTATCCAAAATACAAGCACAGAAGTATGTCtacttacttatttatgtacagtGGCGGGCAGGACTGAGTGCATgatgatttttcttttaatatttacaatgtttttcgatttcgaatttttttgttatttgttttcgtATATATATACGATATAAATCATACTTTCCAGTTTTATAccgaatttggaaaaattctacaagttttcatttaaattttgtactttttaatcTGAGTCTGTAGAAAATGTTAGTTAAATGAATGCTTGTTTGTAGCTCGCCACTGTATATTTGCTTAGGgtatttatacaatatttttgaagtaaattCTTGGCTTTGACAACGCTAAATGTAAACACGTCTATTGGGTTTGTTGAAATATTACGACTGCTTCCATTTATGCATTATTTACACAATGTTTGGTATAGGTACTCGGTGTGTCTACCTAGGATTGTGGCTAGAACACCGGCTCAATATGATGGTGGAAGCGAAATTGCAAGGTCTCTTAGTATCCATAGAGGTACGGGTAGATAGGCATTAATATGGCAGGTCGCAGTTGACGCTCTTGTGGCATATGGGTCTTCATGTGTTTTTTAAGATGGTCGCGACGGCCAAACTTCTTACCGCAAACTGCACATGGATATGGTCGTAGTCCTGTGTGTATGCGTTTGTGTCGCGTCAGCTCCTCATTGCGCGTAAATGTCTTACCGCAAGACTCGACGTGGCATTTGAAAGGACGTTCGccttaaagaataaaaatttaaagagtAATTTTTATATCTCGATTTTGTAATTTCGAAACATGATTAACACTTTTGTCACTCAACTTACCGGTATGTATCCGTATGTGTCCCTTTAGTTGTCCATTATTTGAGAAAGCCACCTCGCATTGTGGGCATCGAAATTTCTTTGGACGCTGTTTTCTCGCATTGAAAGCCTTGGTTTGCGCCTCTTCGGCCATAATGCGTGCATATTCGCGTCCCATTAAATCGAGCGCGTACGCATCCATATCGGCAAATCCTGCTGCTGCTACAGCCGTGGCGCTATTGGACGTGGGCAGGATGGATGTGGGAGGCAACGCTGTAATGACTTCGCTGGTTCTGCTCATAGCAGCTGCCGTACTAGTCGCATAAAAGTATTCGTTAGGCATTGCTACTGGGGCCGTCGTCGTTGGTGGCATAACATTCTGTGCCAACAAGTGCAGTTGATATTGATGCTGCGATTCAAGCACTTCTCTGCTGCGAAAGTGATGCGGCGTCGCAAATATTTCCCTATTTAATGTGGGTCTTGCAATGTAGCCATTCTCGGGCGTTTGCGTCGGACATATGGCGGTAGTTGGAGTGATTCGTGTTAGTAAATTTCTGCCGTCAGTGGTAGACTGTTCACGCTGGTAGAGTTCGGTCTCGTCGCTGAGACGACTACAATTACTTTGGTTGGAAGCACATTCAGAGGTACGACTCGTATGCAGGTAATAATCATCATCCACTTCCACCTCCTCATCTTCTACCTTAATTGTTTTTGCAGCTGTGGGTGTTGTATCCACACCATGAATGCTTAGATTCTGTGGCATTGTGGGGTTGCTGGTCTCGTTGTTGGCGTTAGCAGCGTCTGCGTTGGGCGCCATGTCCCAGGGGCGGAAGAGACGTGAAAAAGTATGTGGGGGAAATTGAATTTTCAGCGaagacatttgattttttttgcaaattttcaatttataattaaagtttGTAGTTTcacttttaagaaaatatttttgtactcaATTGGctataattttccaaatttcacaGAAcacgcaataaaattaaataaaaaacaaggaaactaaatttaaaaaaataatgcgaAATGCTTGCGGACAATGCCGTGGTGGCGCGACACCTGCGTTCGAACAGTACGAAATCTCAACGATAACTGACTGCTGTAGCAGCGAACGCAGCATTTATGTGTAGAGTCCTAAGGCAGGACATGAGCCTTCGACTACCTACACTAATCAACTTATCTGCCATCTTCTTggcctcacacacacacatatacacacaaacacacagccATTGGCGCACTTTTACACTCCACCCTTAAATGCTCGACTCGATTCATTCATGAACAAGAGCAATCCCTGCGGTTTTGTCGCCTGCCTCTATCTTGCCTGGTTCGAGCCTTCGTGAGTGGCAGGTTCGCCTGCCTGCATGTTTGTCTGTCTGTCTGACTGGTTAGCTGGCTGCGTGCCCTTCGTCAATTCGCAGACAGcgttcacacatacacatgcacactcacacacataagTGCTTGTCGAAATTCGGGGATGATTTTTTCAGCAATGGCTACTGAAGCGCTTCCTGCCTTTGCCCAAGCTATTTTCCTTCTGGTATGTATCGTCTTTTTATGCTTTgcgaaatttaatttattacattaCATTAGAGCGCTTACTCTTGTAtcacagttgttgttgttgttgctgttagtaTGAGCCGTGTGTGTACTGAGTTGGAAGATCATAATAATTGTGTTTCTGAGCGAATACCAAAAAGTCAATGCGCCGTGTTGCTACAGCACTTTAACTGACGCTTTTTTTCTGATTATGAATTTTACGCTTTCCCACCGACAAACCCACCACTGGAtgctcaatttttgaaaaagttatcaGCCTCTGTTCCAACCTACCCCCATCCTATTTTCCGCCGACCCACAGCGACACCATAACGCGCGCCCTAGGAACTTTCCCCCTCGTAACGGTTGTGGTGAGTGTATCGAAGTTCTGCTattgctatttttgttattgttttcaatCTCGATCTCATATTTAAAGCGGGTTTCTGCCATTTGCTAAAGCTGTTcgtatacgtgtgtgtgtgtatttatgtgtgtgcacACTCACTGCTGTTGTTGATAATGTTGGTCGTTAAGTTTATGTGCGAGGGGGCTTACATATTAAGCGCGCCCTCGATTTTGCGGGCATGTCGCAACTTTCGGTATGGCGTTAGGGTGATGGGGCTCGGATAAAATGGAACTCATTTTCATAACCATCAATTGCACATTCATGATTATTCTGGTTGAGCCATCGTTTGGTTTGGGCAGCATCTATTAAGGAAATTCTATTTAAAACAGGTAAAACAACAGGTAAACAGGTAAAAGAAAGCTAAATTCTGTAAGATTTAACACTGAATTACTAACGTCACCTGGtgagttttacttttttacatacagtctgtgtcagaaaaaaggaaccgcgattattcatgaagtataaaagatatatatttaattttttttacatgacagtatgtacaaaactacgagtagcaattactcaataagccgtgtgtctccatcgttgtcgagtatagccttgcatcttcttcatgctttgaaccagcttttctgcgtagctcgtcgacaaatgggactagattttgcgaactttacgcacgagttgctttaaatcaggGAGTGGTCTTCCGGAAATATGCGTTTTTATAGTtctccacacattttcaatggggttggcgtctggggactgaaAATGCCAGTCCAATActatgacgccattttcttgttttgttgtttctcaatgtgtttttctgagagcagtggttttgatgatgtggtacggtaggatatgttcgcctccttcagtcgacgttcgatggtgttgatactcacatctattcactttttagcaagaactgatcgtgcttggcgtagtcacaaagaaaagacccgcttaaaaagttgggcgatcactttatcctgcttttttgtcgtcactcgcttcactcgaaaaagtcattaacatttttgtacaccttataccgctaattccacatcacaacagacttgtttgattttttaatcacttttgcagccacggcgtaagataatttcagtcctttcgaatgcgtgcataaaaataccgcctcaaaacgcttcgcgtcgttctcactcatttttgtttggttgcgtttccgggaaagtttcgaacgacactaacctgagttagcactggcgtcgtagcccttgagtgggactattacgcagcaaaagcagaacgaaatatatctttaagttaaaagaaaaaactggTTCTTTTTCTTCTGATACACACTGTACCTTATATGTATTAAATACAATCGAAAAGTTTAGATGTAATcttcatttacatatttctgAATGCTTAGAGGGCATACAAGTTTTGTATGAGAAGgagatattttcacaaaaactgtttaaaaaagtGATTGGGTGgaatagtagtagtagtggtGTGAGAGGTCAGCTAAAGATTTGAGCGGCATATTTTTGTATGGCCTTTGCTGAATTATTTCTGGCTTCCAAATGCttagcaaacgccattttgggtgtgagaatgacaccaCGATATTTATATTCTGCCACCACTTTAATTTCTCTGCCTTTGTACCAACATTTTTCAACCTTTGCTAGTTGACCACCTTTTCTAAAGACCATCATCTCAGATTTCATTGAATTTACTTCTATGTTCCACTCAGCGCAATATTTGTCCAGTTTTTCAATCATAGATTGCATAACATTGGGATTATCTGCCAGCAAGagaatatcatcagcatatagaTAAAGGCGCAGGTACATTTATTCCATCAATCAGTAGACCAGCTTCCAAATAGTCGTGTTGATCATTtatgtattaggtgcgcaactaagttctcgctgttttttcgatgaaaatacaactttattctgaaaaaatggttacaagtgaatcattgaaagtattgcccatcgctagctactgctttttcccatcttttcggtagatctcgtataccgtcgcggtaaaacttttcatcttttgaggctaaaTGAGgctgaatggaactgctggtcagctagaccatgtgccatcgatcgcaACAGGTGATAattggacggcgcaatatctggagaaggtggtgggtggggtaggatttcccatttcagtgtttccaggtaggttttaacgggtttggcaacgtgaggccgactGTTGTCATGCTGAAAATCACTTTTTCTTaactctccgcgtattgcggccgcttctagCGCAGTGCTCGACTCAATCggatcaattgaagtcgataccgatccccagtgatggtttcgcttgattttaacagttcataagaaataacaccaacttggtcccaccaaatatgtacatagcataaccttcgcagcatgaatattcggccgaggcgacgacgaagaagcatgaccgggcagtccccatgactgttttttttttttggcttgctgtaatgaatccatttttcatcacccgtcacgatgcgaaaaagaaaacccttccttttttgccgctggagcagttgttcacaggcgaaaaaatgacgttcaacatctcttggttttaactcataaggaacccaagtcccctgtttctgaaacATTCCCAaatcatgcaatcgcttggaaatggattggcgggtaactcctagtACTGAAGCAAGCTATTCTTgggtttgacacggatcctcattgagcaatgcctccaattcagcgtcttcgaaggtttttggccttccttcacgcggacggtcgtcaacattaaaatcaccatcttGGAAGCGACGGAATCAATTTCGGCACTTTGTTTCACTTAaatcagcatctccataaattttttgtagctctcgatgcgcttcagccgccgtgttttccgaatgaaagaggaaaatcaacacttcccgaaAATGACGATTAtgcggcacaaaatcagacattttcacaaaaccaacagtatatgataccaaaacaaaatcactgatgtgtcgaaacagtttgtttaccatatgtgtaagcttggtttatgacgtttaggttttgttagaatcgactagcacacactgctggcggtaTCTATTGACACTTCTGTGCaggcttcaaaataatttgataCTTCCCTTCCTGGCCAAACTGCTATTCTCgaatgcaaatatatattttctttgtcTTTCAATTTTTGATAGTTTCATTTAGATACTATGCTTTGAGTTTTTGcgcatttatgtattttttactgCTTATTTGGattggtggcgcaaaataaataaCCCaaccattttttctatttaattatttttttaagtagtgaaaaatgcaTTTCATGTATGAAGGGATAAACCATTACAAAGTTtgcttttaaaagtatttatggTGCTGAAAACTCGCTCAACTTCTGCATATGACAAGAGCCGAATTGCCAAATTTGCTACATATATTTCCAAATGAATTCAGGCCATCTGATTCGTTAGCATATTTAAATTAGTAGACTCTTGAAAATTCAGAGCAGCCAcaactttaaatatgtatttccaATGATTTCGTGGTCTGAACTATCTGTGAGAAATGCTTGTAGATTGCGTTTGAGTTTAGAAAAATACTCTAAAAAGGGCATTAGGCACTAAACCACTTTTTGACGTTTTGATGCAGGTGTCAATAGCACGCAGTACAAATTTCTCATTGCTTCCGCTTTACATACATTTCTCCACTTTGGACATACTATACATAAATGTTCTTCAAACATCTCAACCACTTGATTTGGGACTTAGCCAAATAAACGTCCGCCCGTCCGATATCCACCTTCAGCAAAAAGAAGcaacaagttttttatttggCTGTATATGCATTCGAAGCAACTCCAACAAATACTGAAAGCGACTATTTCTACTTCTCAACctgtaaaaatagaaaatgatgCAAACTTTAATAATGCGACAATCCAAACGAGTTTGATTCATCACGAATATGCCTTCTTAAAGCTGCTGCCAGTGTCTGACGCTCTAACTTAATGGTTTCCTGTTCTGCTACTATTCCGAAAGCTATACAGTAGAGCGTCGATTATCCGAAAGCCGGTCATCCGAAAGCCGGTCATCCGAAACGTCGGTTAACCGAAAGGAAACATGACGTCTTTTTCGgaaaaaagtatgtacaaatgaaatagaaacgTTTAATAGAAATGACTCAGAGAGCGACGCAAAGGAGCATCGTGATTTTGGCATTTTCCGTGTCTTCATCGATAGCATGTTATATTTAGAACATGATTCATAGGTATTGACAgcgttgtacatatgtacatacttgctTTCTGTCACGCACCTTATGAAGTTAAGTTAGTATCGCAGTTCCTAAATATAACAGCGTCGGTGGTGTTATCGTGCCGCGAAACGAACGCGCATCCGACACCGACAGTTTTGTTTGGGCAATCTCTCATTAAAACACGAGCGGCCGGCAGAAGTACGGATCCGCCTAATCAGTTTGTTTCACTATTGACGTTGACAGGCTTCAGTGTTGTTTTAACGGTCCgtgctggttttttttttgtgctgtgtGACTCCTAGCAATGCCGAAACGTAAACGAGTTGTGCTTAGTCTTTctgacaaattttaaattttggaacgatTAAAAAAAGGTGC
Coding sequences within:
- the LOC129237666 gene encoding Krueppel-like factor 13, which gives rise to MSSLKIQFPPHTFSRLFRPWDMAPNADAANANNETSNPTMPQNLSIHGVDTTPTAAKTIKVEDEEVEVDDDYYLHTSRTSECASNQSNCSRLSDETELYQREQSTTDGRNLLTRITPTTAICPTQTPENGYIARPTLNREIFATPHHFRSREVLESQHQYQLHLLAQNVMPPTTTAPVAMPNEYFYATSTAAAMSRTSEVITALPPTSILPTSNSATAVAAAGFADMDAYALDLMGREYARIMAEEAQTKAFNARKQRPKKFRCPQCEVAFSNNGQLKGHIRIHTGERPFKCHVESCGKTFTRNEELTRHKRIHTGLRPYPCAVCGKKFGRRDHLKKHMKTHMPQERQLRPAILMPIYPYLYGY